The following are encoded in a window of Manihot esculenta cultivar AM560-2 chromosome 8, M.esculenta_v8, whole genome shotgun sequence genomic DNA:
- the LOC110620501 gene encoding uncharacterized protein LOC110620501: MGLLFVFFPEENSAAAASSAITPSNPIVGKVTPHSTPNSIGRTTIKRINPNSPILTRTQSTISICVLLLFLTLLLFTLSTFEPTIPNPTTAIKAPRRFLSDNPRNSFIKTHQKKSNLSWFYSIWPSRYQSRNGKRTEFLSSFALQGMGKLYSRGTRAMRDLVVAHAVEDTNEDEFRLFLRLLLRSGLTARADLVFLFGSSSSESRFEDLIREENNSFLRLIHLYRKSNNKSHDSVSVPALRFNVTQFVKRESKEICEPLWGKKIRVDNHSDSKENEGESTHLSYGSVVGFEASELDPENSLSGFLDHIPMSLRRWACYPMLLGRVRRNFKHIMLVDVKRLLLLSDPLGRFRNRSSESVYITTKQETISSTKHAKRKDKNNNSNKSASHSQVNPAILMGGTRGIRRFSNAMLTEIVRVAMKHKGKSTTESAILSQLVDNGHILKSIDLIKLSESIPAASELSESNSSEERDNYRIIQQGNDNNNALNSIIMENICSCEVDSGVYRDC; the protein is encoded by the coding sequence ATGGGATTACTCTTTGTCTTCTTCCCTGAAGAGAACTCCGCTGCCGCCGCCTCCTCCGCCATCACCCCTTCCAACCCCATTGTCGGTAAAGTTACTCCCCATTCAACCCCCAACAGTATCGGCAGAACAACCATCAAAAGAATCAACCCCAATAGCCCCATCCTCACCAGAACCCAATCCACCATTTCTATTTGCGTTCTTCTACTCTTTCTCACGCTCCTCCTGTTCACTCTCTCCACCTTCGAACCCACCATCCCCAACCCCACCACCGCCATTAAAGCTCCACGCAGGTTTCTCTCAGACAACCCTCGTAACAGTTTTATCAAAACCCACCAGAAAAAATCCAATCTTTCTTGGTTTTACAGCATTTGGCCGAGCAGATACCAATCCAGAAATGGTAAAAGAACTGAGTTCCtatcttcttttgctttacagGGAATGGGGAAGCTCTATAGCCGTGGAACCAGAGCCATGCGTGATCTTGTTGTAGCTCATGCAGTGGAGGACACCAATGAAGATGAGTTCAGGCTTTTCTTAAGACTCTTGCTCAGGTCAGGTCTCACAGCCAGAGCTGACTTGGTTTTCTTAtttggttcttcctcttctgaatcaagatttgaagattTGATTCGAGAAGAGAACAACTCGTTCTTGAGACTCATTCATCTCTACAGAAAATCGAACAATAAGAGTCATGACTCAGTGTCGGTGCCGGCTTTGAGATTTAATGTTACGCAGTTTGTGAAGCGTGAGAGCAAGGAAATATGTGAACCTCTGTGGGGGAAGAAAATTCGGGTTGATAATCACAGTGACTCGAAAGAAAATGAAGGTGAGTCGACTCACTTGAGTTATGGGTCGGTGGTGGGTTTTGAAGCGAGTGAGCTTGATCCGGAGAACTCGCTTTCCGGGTTCCTAGACCATATACCAATGAGTTTGAGAAGATGGGCCTGTTATCCAATGCTGCTTGGTCGAGTTAGGAGAAATTTTAAGCATATAATGTTAGTGGACGTGAAAAGGCTACTGTTACTCAGTGACCCACTCGGCCGATTCAGGAATCGGAGTTCAGAGTCGGTGTACATAACAACAAAACAAGAAACCATTAGCTCAACCAAGCATGCCAAAAGGAAAGACAAAAACAACAACTCAAACAAAAGCGCGTCCCATTCTCAAGTTAACCCAGCAATTTTGATGGGCGGAACTAGAGGAATTCGCCGGTTTTCAAATGCAATGCTAACCGAAATCGTCCGAGTTGCGATGAAACACAAGGGGAAATCAACAACGGAGTCAGCAATTTTGAGTCAACTAGTGGACAATGGGCACATATTGAAGAGCATAGATTTGATAAAATTGAGTGAGTCAATCCCAGCGGCGAGTGAACTCAGTGAGTCAAACTCATCAGAGGAGAGGGATAATTATAGAATAATCCAACAAggtaatgataataataatgctctaaattcaattattatggAGAATATATGTTCATGTGAAGTAGATTCTGGTGTTTATAGAGATTGCTAG